The following nucleotide sequence is from Cydia splendana chromosome 11, ilCydSple1.2, whole genome shotgun sequence.
CGATGTAAAATATGCTTTGCGTAGAACGACACATGAATTTGCTCAAGTGTCAAAGTTCTGTCATGACTGTCATGAGCTCATGAATCAGTTGTCAACTTGTCAGAGTGAGAGTGTCAAAGAAAAATCAACAACTTTGCTTTCagcctatttatttaaattatattcaatttataattcatatttaacaataacCAAGATGCGAAGACGAGCCGGAGTGGGTGCTATCCAAAAGCAAAAGTTAGAGCAAGAGAAATACAGAGAAAAAGGGTCCGAAATACAAGAGAATCAGTTTCAACAGATGTCCAAACAACTAGAAGTGTTCAGGGAGAATTTGGAGGAATTCGCCACGAAACATAAGAATGAGATAAAGAAGAATGCTCAGTTTCGTAGGCAGTTCCAGGAGATGTGCGCTGCGATTGGTGTAGACCCTTTGGCTTCCGGAAAGGGGTTCTGGTCAGTTCTTGGTTTGTATTTGGAACTTTGACCTTGTTTTGCTTTAACGTTCAGATTTATGAAAACTAAGGTAAAATTTGTGCTATCACGtacaaaaaacatttaataacatTGGGAACTCTGTGTTTTTGACTTATAATTGCCTTGTTGAGTTATAATGATGATGTCACTTTATGACAAGGCTTTATAATTTGTTGGCTTTAGTTAATGTCTTAATAAAAGTTCTAACCCATACCAGACTATTACACAAACCCAGTCCTTCCTTTCATTCCCAAAGTTTATtagcatttttttaaaattgtgattttacATATCTCACATAACATAAAGAAAAGCaccaatacaaaaaaaaatatagttggtcaaaccaatttgtgagtcagtaagaaccaggaaaactatactcatccttttatTTTAGGTGCTAGTGCtaatgtaagacaaagatagtatgattctctgtgCCTATGATTGAaaattgaaatgagacagtcctttgacaaactatatatttgaaattataCAGAATGTTAAAGGGTGGCTTTAAAGTTACTCTTATTGCATAGGACACCATATCAAATATATCACAATCTTTTAGGCATTGGAGATTTTTATTACGAGTTAGGAGTCCAAATAGTAGAAGTGTGCATGGCAACAAACTACAAGAACGGAGGTCTGATCACACTTGAGGAGCTTCGGACAAGGCTGATCGCAGCCAGGGGGAAGGCCAAGAAGCATCAGGATATTACTAACGAGGACCTGTTGGCTGCTGTAAAGAAATTAAAGATATTTGGCAATGGGTGAGTTTATTGGAATGATACGTACTACTATTTGAAGAAGTTGATACATGAATTAGAGGAGCCCACAGTTATTTATGTATAGAAATTaattccatataaatatatatatataaacaatagaatcataatatttttacaaataatagatttaggtaattgttttttttaatctacTGATCAACaatgaattattattttcaaaattcaattttatacaattttagaGCATAGGGACCTATAGCCTCCTAAGTCCCTGcttacaattttttgtacatattcctaaatctattttgaacttttattgtgtaactaagggttccaatttcaaaaccAAAACTTCCCTAtccttctgggtctcaggaggataGGGAAATTGGGGATCTCGGAAaaaataattctacatgaataCTTTGTTGGTTGTAGGCAAAGCCTGGctttataaatgtaaaaaagtcaCCTGAACATACACAAGGTCATTAGACATTCACAAGTCACAGTCACTGATGgcgaaatatgaaaaaaaaaatagagtgGGATACACATAGTGTATTCCCAAACAAAGATCCGAACTGTTCCGATGTGGCAATAAAATCGCTACATTGGAAACTCTTCATTCTATTACAGATTCACAGTAGTTCCCATTGGCAAGGGTAGATGGCTGGTGCAGTCAGTGCCCGGAGAGCTCAACCTGGACCAGACGCTGGTACTGCAGAAGGCCAGCACCCTGGGCACGGCCTGGATCTCCGCTAGCATACTTACTGGGGACCTAGGGTGAGgaataagttttttttacattgactTAGCCTTAAAATACTGTTTCCGTAACCGTTGTCAGCATCCTGGAAAgtgctatactctgtatctttaggtatttaaataaaagtaaacaaaatctacccccAAATGGCCCCTTAAGCCAGGTGAGGGTAGATGAATACATTACATGATCAAgtggtcgttcagtgactgattcaggcggttttggatttggtcggttaaccaataaatgttataactacccgaaaatttataaattgtttgtttacttttataaaGTGGAGAATGAGAAAGCCTTCCAGCCGCCCGGGTCGGCGAGGATTTAGACTTTCGGAAAAACCATGCTAGTTCAATTTCCGTTATTTTTTGTCTGCGCTTCGGTTATGGCTTCACACAAACGCTTCCTTGTGtaagatgtaaaaaaaaaagataaaaataaaataaaagcctTACACTCACCCCAAAATGCGCAGGCCTTGGTTCTTTTATAATTGTTATTCAAtatgtattaaatatttaatatatttatccCCTTTAGGTATTTCTTCACGTTTTTAAATCAACCGCAATTTTTTCTTACATTTGCTTCTTGCATTTTCATCCTAAATTTTTCTCAAGCTTAATATGTGCCTTGTTAACATTAATAATCTGATTTTCAGTTGGAACGAAACGAGAGCCCAAAACGCATTAAACCACATGGTGAAAGAGGGCCTAGCATGGATCGACACACAAGACAAGGAGATGTTGTATTGGTTCCCTAGCATGTTCTCCGAGTGTGTAGCAGCGCAATAATAGTATCtagtataataaaaaattgtatatacattaaataccattaagtttaataaatgatttattaaaattatattgcaCTGTAaatccattttaatttgattctaattacaaatatgtatcAGCTTATCGAGCTATCATCTTGTATTGACGACGCCATTGagggtagttttaattttgatctcagtTCTTTATTTTCTTGTTGTAAATCGTCCAATCTCTTCTTTAATTTTGTTGTCATATCTACGTAGGATTCTTTCCACCTGTAAATGAATTATTGAATTTAAGATTTAAGtcaatgtaaatattgtaatacaTAGGACTCAAACTCCCAGCCTACTACTTTATAAACTAGCAGTCTGGGAGGCATCGTCAAAGACTAAGACGGGGGGTGAGCATTCAAACCCGATAAGTCGAGATATTTTTTCATTCAAATTAGAACTATATGTGACGGGCGTGGAGTTCTTATTTATTTGACTGCTAACCCTCGAATAGCTAGTTTCTGCAAAGGACCTACTTTTTACTAAGCTCTATTTGATTGTCCAAGTGTATATGCAGCTCTGCTAACTCCTCTTCTTTAGTTGACACCATTCTGCAAAACAAGAAGGTATCTATGCTTTATTtttgaggtttttttttttaattttatgtcagtacccttttttttttggtttcagTACCCTGGGGTATTACAAATTTTCTTGTGTTGAgcctttatatttaaaataatcggTCCTCCTTTTGGGactcatcatcatatcagccagaggacgtccactgctggacataggcctcccccaaagactgccacaatgaccggtcctgcgccacccgcatccagcggactcccgcgacctttaccaggtcgtcagtccaccttgtagggggtctacccacgctgcgccttccggtacgtggtcgccactcgagaacctttccgccccaacggccatcggttctacgggcaatgtgccccacccactgccacttaagtttagcgattcggagggctacatcggttactttggttctgctgcggatggcctcatttctgatgcgatcacgcagagagactccaagcatagccctctccattgccctttgggtgactttgagtcttcttatgaggcacacataAGACTCTtctccatggtataataatatactccgcctggtactccattcccg
It contains:
- the LOC134794791 gene encoding vacuolar-sorting protein SNF8 — its product is MRRRAGVGAIQKQKLEQEKYREKGSEIQENQFQQMSKQLEVFRENLEEFATKHKNEIKKNAQFRRQFQEMCAAIGVDPLASGKGFWSVLGIGDFYYELGVQIVEVCMATNYKNGGLITLEELRTRLIAARGKAKKHQDITNEDLLAAVKKLKIFGNGFTVVPIGKGRWLVQSVPGELNLDQTLVLQKASTLGTAWISASILTGDLGWNETRAQNALNHMVKEGLAWIDTQDKEMLYWFPSMFSECVAAQ